A single window of Eleginops maclovinus isolate JMC-PN-2008 ecotype Puerto Natales chromosome 19, JC_Emac_rtc_rv5, whole genome shotgun sequence DNA harbors:
- the rab32b gene encoding LOW QUALITY PROTEIN: ras-related protein Rab-32 (The sequence of the model RefSeq protein was modified relative to this genomic sequence to represent the inferred CDS: inserted 1 base in 1 codon): protein MAGRSGTDRLFKVLVVGDIGVGKSSIILQYVNKRFSKTYKATIGVDFALKTVNWDARTVVRLQLWDIGGQERFRKMSRXYYRAAMGVLVVSDVTSSSSLEAAAQWKQDLDSKASLEDGRLLPAVLLANKCDLMGGDADLETHLENFCRKHQFTGYFQTSAKDNINIDEAGGPSSSDT, encoded by the exons ATGGCAGGACGCTCCGGCACCGACAGGCTGTTTAAGGTGCTGGTCGTTGGGGATATAGGCGTTGGGAAAAGCAGCATCATCCTGCAGTATGTTAACAAACGCTTCAGTAAAACGTATAAAGCCACCATCGGAGTCGACTTCGCTCTGAAGACGGTCAACTGGGACGCCAGGACGGTGGTGAGACTGCAGCTGTGGGACATCGGAG GACAGGAGCGTTTCAGGAAGATGTCCC TTTACTACCGGGCTGCGATGGGGGTCTTGGTGGTGTCAGACGTCACCAGCAGCTCCAGCCTGGAGGCGGCGGCGCAGTGGAAGCAGGACCTGGACAGCAAAGCATCTCTGGAGGACGGACGCCTCCTCCCCGCCGTCCTGCTGGCCAACAAGTGTGACCTAATGGGAGGAGACGCAGACCTGGAGACACATCTGGAAAACTTCTGCAGGAAACACCAGTTCACAGGCTACTTCCAGACCTCTGCTAAG GACAACATCAACATAGACGAGGCGGGGGGGCCCTCCTCATCAGACACATGA